A window from Vigna angularis cultivar LongXiaoDou No.4 chromosome 7, ASM1680809v1, whole genome shotgun sequence encodes these proteins:
- the LOC108336825 gene encoding uncharacterized mitochondrial protein AtMg00240-like — MLAIAPVSTPMNFSTKVSSEGQPLADPTAFRRLIERLIYLTNTRPDITYVVHRLSQYVASPTQTHHQAAFRILRYIKNTPGQGLFLNTTSPLTLKAYNDSDWTGYPDSRKSTTCYIVYLDDSSISWKSKK; from the coding sequence ATGCTTGCAATTGCCCCTGTCAGCACGCCCATGAATTTCTCCACCAAAGTCTCCTCCGAAGGCCAACCGCTTGCAGATCCAACTGCCTTTCGTCGTCTGATTGAGCGCCTCATTTATCTCACGAACACACGTCCTGACATTACTTATGTTGTTCATCGTCTCAGTCAGTATGTTGCCTCACCGACTCAAACTCATCACCAAGCCGCCTTTCGCATCTTGCGCTACATCAAAAACACCCCTGGACAAGGTTTATTTCTCAACACAACAAGCCCCCTTACACTAAAGGCCTACAACGACTCTGATTGGACTGGCTACCCTGACTCAAGAAAATCCACCACGTGTTACATTGTTTACCTCGACGATTCCTCCATTTCCTGGAAGTCTAAGAAGTAG
- the LOC108336824 gene encoding uncharacterized protein LOC108336824, giving the protein MIVGRELNVLFDSGATHSFLSETLIPELNLPMRELQYDLMVSAPTYKLIKTSRMCPQCPIVVEGRRFKVHLISLPLQGLDVILGMDLLSANRILIDCSKKELIFPNPEEAELLSVQQVLKEVKEGSSCFVILPHVEVEKNEQNLDIPIVNEFNDVFPEEVPRLPPQQEVEFSIDLIPQSWTSISSSISNGSGGAS; this is encoded by the coding sequence ATGATAGTTGGTAGAGAATTgaatgtgttgtttgattctgGAGCGACACACTCCTTTTTGTCTGAAACTCTTATTCCAGAGTTGAACCTACCCATGAGAGAGTTACAGTATGATCTCATGGTATCTGCACCAACctataaattgataaaaacatcgAGGATGTGTCCTCAATGTCCAATAGTTGTAGAAGGACGTAGGTTCAAAGTACATCTTATATCCTTACCCCTACAAGGTTTAGATGTAATCTTAGGAATGGATTTATTATCTGCCAATCGTATCCTTATAGATTGTAGCAAGAAGGAGTTGATTTTCCCTAATCCTGAAGAAGCGGAGTTGTTGTCAGTACAACAAGTGTTAAAGGAAGTCAAAGAAGGATCTTCGTGTTTCGTTATCTTGCCTCATGTAGAAGTTGAGAAAAACGAACAAAATCTTGATATTCCTATAGTTAATGAGTTTAATGATGTGTTCCCAGAAGAAGTACCAAGATTGCCTCCTCAACAAGAAGTAGAATTCTCCATTGATTTAATACCCCAGAGCTGGACCAGTATCAGTAGCTCCATATCGAATGGCTCCGGCGGAGCTAGTTGa